A portion of the Drosophila innubila isolate TH190305 chromosome 3L unlocalized genomic scaffold, UK_Dinn_1.0 0_D_3L, whole genome shotgun sequence genome contains these proteins:
- the LOC117787782 gene encoding probable phospholipid hydroperoxide glutathione peroxidase isoform X1 produces MNIRYIQNITQQAFKCSKLTARISTTTTLTTPTTRSFAVQQSISMNAVQFNRCHRYCVVLFPLVALCSSVNCAADLTTKSQYSTAAALDMSNEDYKSATSIYDFTVKDTHGNDVSLEKYKGKVVLVVNIASKCGLTKNNYQKLTDLKEKYGERGLTILNFPCNQFNSQMPEADGEAMVCHLRDSKADIGELFAKVKVNGDDAAPLYKYLKSKQTGTLGSGIKWNFTKFLVNKEGIPINRYAPTTDPMDIAKDIEKEL; encoded by the exons atgaatatcAGATACATTCAAAACATAACGCAGCAAGCTTTCAAGTGCTCGAAGTTAACGGCAAGAatctcaacaacaacaactctcacaacaccaacaacaagaagctTTGCAGTGCAGCAATCGATATCGATGAATGCAGTTCAGTTCAATCGGTGTCATCGCTATTGCGTTGTCCTTTTCCCATTGGTCGCCCTTTGCAGCAGTGTCAATTGTGCTGCGGATTTAACAACGAAGTCACAATACTCTACAGCAGCTGCC CTCGACATGTCGAATGAGGATTACAAGAGCGCTACGTCCATCTACGATTTTACCGTAAAGGACACACACGGCAATGATGTCTCGCTGGAAAAGTACAAGGGCAAGGTCGTCCTGGTGGTCAACATCGCCTCAAAGTGTGGTTTGACCAAGAATAACTATCAGAAACTGACCGATCTGAAGGAGAAGTACGGTGAACGTGGCCTGACCATTTTGAATTTCCCCTGCAATCAGTTTAACTCCCAAATGCCCGAGGCTGATGGTGAGGCCATGGTTTGTCACCTGCGTGACTCCAAGGCTGACATTGGAGAACTGTTTGCCAAG GTCAAAGTGAATGGAGATGACGCCGCACCTTTGTACAAGTATCTCAAGTCCAAGCAGACCGGCACTTTGGGCAGCGGCATCAAATGGAACTTTACCAAATTCCTGGTTAACAAGGAAGGCATCCCAATTAACCGCTATGCACCCACCACAGATCCCATGGACATTGCCAAGGATATTGAGAAAGAGCTGTAG
- the LOC117787778 gene encoding striatin-interacting protein 1 homolog: MMLSSINNSFEQDTHDVDANCDGPDLDFLYADVDSYQNEIAELYSYTEFSEFQMNVKAFEDQMELYDLPPNWQKQDAASQRSIVMKLVDQLEVSDRAFRMQAARCILYLAQGCWAEVQSDEEQHQNTRDNVIVLYELGVFSSFIDLLNMEIETACSPDIVAVKITNVTLVDSTDIRVILSVLYIITETIRDEREKGSEDYKQLAESFVQEINSPLPDGELLAVKLLGMITRFCSGAAPQFPMKKVVLLLWKVSLLGLGGMDVLKNLKNEYRVKVGLDPITEDTLEVTKCMRASSPPATATDILENQYPKRNFKRSLMKQRFLDEPEQIDMDQMGNEGGPNANNGSTSTGSGTNTGNGEDELSQYYRPFDDPSASTSGNNSNSNTATANPNNQPSLTQAAAAPPAVQITARLPWTPKVRQKDIDQFLDISRNKFIGYSLIGDHESLAGLPQPIHEGFKTLQRHMYVSLADMQIKKEEDIARNPISTHEDEIKLTPAEILYQAILPNLPQYMIALLKVLLAASPTSKSKTESINIMADVLPKKMPLTATQSTKLTVDMGRHKEIIVKAVSAIILLYLKHFKINHVYQFEFMSQHLVFANCIPLVLKFFNQTITEYVNTKNSIPLLDFPSCVIGEQPDLSGDSFVYGGEMSDKPYSWRNVFSCINLLRILNKLIKWKHSRVMMLVVFKSAPILKKTLKVRHAMMQLYVLKLLKMQTKYLGRQWRKSNMKTLSAIYSKVRHRLNDDWAFGNDLESRPWDFQAEECTLRACVDRFNLRRYPEATQKCGAGGNNGTAAQNAENAQQSNMHATGNGSANSGGDRDTNGYANGGSSGGGTAGSGQQQQQLHDYGVEGGFPSDEILTHSDFAFFGHSGWWDRKVELTDYFKANYAVWLEEEVYNSQTDWDAL; the protein is encoded by the exons ATGATGCTTTCATCCATAAACAACTCGTTTGAGCAGGACACCCACGATGTGGATGCCAACTGCGATGGGCCCGACTTGGATTTCCTCTATGCGGATGTGGATAgctatcaaaatgaaattgccGAGCTCTACAGCTACACGGAGTTTAGTGAATTCCAAATGAATGTCAAGGCGTTTGAGGATCAAATGGAATTATATGATTTGCCGCCCAACTGGCAGAAACAGGATGCCGCCTCGCAACGCAGCATTGTGATGAAACTGGTGGATCAACTGGAGGTCTCCGATCGAGCATTTCGCATGCAGGCGGCCAGGTGTATTCTGTATCTGGCCCAGGGATGCTGGGCCGAAGTGCAATCCGACGAGGAGCAGCATCAGAATACAAGGGACAATGTCATTGTACTCTATGAACTGGGCGTCTTCTCCTCCTTCATTGATTTGCTCAACATGGAGATTGAAACAGCTTGTTCTCCGGATATTGTGGCTGTTAAGATCACCAATGTCACCCTGGTGGATTCCACAGATATTCGTGTCATTCTCTCGGTGCTGTACATCATAACCGAGACAATCCGTGATGAGCGAGAGAAGGGCAGTGAGGATTACAAGCAGCTGGCCGAATCCTTTGTGCAGGAGATCAACAGTCCACTGCCGGATGGTGAACTGCTCGCCGTCAAGTTGCTGGGCATGATTACGCGTTTCTGCAGCGGAGCTGCTCCACAGTTTCCCATGAAGAAggttgtgctgctgctgtggaaGGTCTCGCTGCTGGGATTGGGCGGCATGGATGTGCTAAAGAACCTCAAGAATGAGTACAGAGTCAAGGTCGGGCTGGATCCCATCACCGAGGACACTCTGGAGGTCACCAAATGCATGCGCGCCAGCTCACCGCCCGCCACAGCAACCGATATACTGGAGAATCAGTATCCCAAGCGGAATTTCAA gCGTTCACTAATGAAGCAACGTTTTCTGGACGAGCCCGAGCAGATCGACATGGATCAAATGGGCAACGAGGGCGGTCCAAATGCCAACAATGGCAGCACATCAACGGGCAGTGGCACCAACACCGGCAATGGCGAGGATGAGCTGTCCCAGTACTATAGACCCTTTGACGATCCCTCCGCTTCCACGTCGGggaacaatagcaacagcaacacagcGACAGCGAATCCAAACAATCAACCAAGTCTCACacaggcagcagctgctcctccGGCCGTGCAGATCACAGCGCGCTTGCCATGGACACCAAAAGTGCGGCAGAAGGATATTGATCAATTTTTGGATATATCACGTAATAAGTTTATTGGATATTCGTTGATTGGGGACCATGAGAGTCTGGCGGGCTTGCCACAACCGATACACGAGGGATTCAAGACGCTGCAGCGTCACATGTACGTCAGCCTGGCGGACATGCAGATCAAGAAGGAGGAGGACATTGCACGCAATCCAATCTCAACGCACGAGGATGAGATTAAGCTGACGCCCGCGGAGATACTCTATCAGGCCATACTGCCCAATTTGCCGCAGTATATGATAGCATTGTTGAAGGTCTTGCTGGCCGCCTCGCCCACATCCAAATCGAAGACGGAGAGCATCAACATAATGGCCGATGTGCTGCCCAAGAAGATGCCCCTGACGGCGACACAGTCGACGAAGCTAACCGTGGACATGGGACGCCACAAGGAGATCATTGTCAAGGCCGTATCGGCCATTATATTGTTGTATCTGAAGCATTTCAAGATCAATCATGTATATCAGTTTGAGTTCATGTCACAGCATCTGGTCTTTGCCAATTGCATTCCTCTGGTGCTCAAGTTCTTCAACCAAACCATCACGGAGTATGTGAATACCAAGAATTCGATTCCATTGCTCGACTTTCCGTCCTGTGTGATTGGTGAGCAGCCGGATTTGAGTGGCGATAGCTTCGTTTATGGTGGCGAAATGTCGGACAAGCCGTATTCCTGGCGCAATGTCTTCTCCTGCATCAATCTGCTGCGCATTCTCAACAAACTGATCAAGTGGAAGCATTCGCGAGTCATGATGCTCGTCGTCTTCAAGTCGGCGCCTATTTTGAAGAAGACACTGAAGGTGCGCCATGCCATGATGCAGCTGTATGTGCTCAAGCTGCTGAAGATGCAGACCAAGTACTTGGGACGACAGTGGCGCAAATCCAATATGAAGACGCTGAGTGCCATCTACTCCAAGGTGCGGCATCGCCTCAACGATGACTGGGCCTTTGGCAATGATCTCGAGTCGCGTCCCTGGGACTTCCAGGCGGAGGAGTGTACACTGCGCGCCTGCGTCGATCGCTTCAATCTGCGACGCTATCCGGAGGCGACTCAGAAGTGTGGAGCCGGTGGCAACAATGGCACAGCGGCACAGAATGCGGAGAATGCACAGCAATCCAATATGCATGCCACGGGCAACGGGAGCGCCAACAGCGGAGGGGATAGAGACACCAATGGCTATGCCAACGGTGGCAGCAGCGGAGGAGGAACTGCGGGCAGcggacaacagcagcaacagctgcatgATTATGGTGTCGAAGGAGGATTTCCCAGCGATGAAATACTCACGCATTCGGACTTTGCATTCTTTGGCCATTCCGGCTGGTGGGATCGCAAGGTGGAGCTAACGGATTACTTTAAGGCCAACTATGCCGTCTGGCTGGAGGAGGAGGTCTACAACAGTCAAACCGACTGGGATGCGCTCTAA
- the LOC117787785 gene encoding dolichol-phosphate mannose synthase subunit 2, whose amino-acid sequence MASNAQLGKIILLIAIVVFFYYFFWVAILPFMILDEGNPIRSLFPPLKYAFIVPTVFGVICLGGIAVFSFYHIWSFTRSKRN is encoded by the exons ATGGCTTCAAATGCACAACTCGGTAAAATCATTTTGTTAATCGCAATTGTTGTATTCTTTTACTACTTCTTTTGGGTTGCAATTCTGCCGTTTATGATACTCGATGAAG gTAATCCCATACGCTCGCTGTTTCCTCCGCTGAAGTACGCATTCATCGTGCCCACTGTGTTTGGGGTCATCTGCTTGGGCGGCATTGCCGTGTTCTCCTTTTATCACATTTGGAGCTTCACGCGGTCAAAGCGAAATTGA
- the LOC117787782 gene encoding probable phospholipid hydroperoxide glutathione peroxidase isoform X2 gives MAGRSIISFLLGALATALGTYIYLTMQLDMSNEDYKSATSIYDFTVKDTHGNDVSLEKYKGKVVLVVNIASKCGLTKNNYQKLTDLKEKYGERGLTILNFPCNQFNSQMPEADGEAMVCHLRDSKADIGELFAKVKVNGDDAAPLYKYLKSKQTGTLGSGIKWNFTKFLVNKEGIPINRYAPTTDPMDIAKDIEKEL, from the exons ATGGCTGGTCGTTCAATAATATCGTTTCTGCTCGGTGCACTGGCCACTGCCTTGGGCACTTACATCTACTTAACCATGCAA CTCGACATGTCGAATGAGGATTACAAGAGCGCTACGTCCATCTACGATTTTACCGTAAAGGACACACACGGCAATGATGTCTCGCTGGAAAAGTACAAGGGCAAGGTCGTCCTGGTGGTCAACATCGCCTCAAAGTGTGGTTTGACCAAGAATAACTATCAGAAACTGACCGATCTGAAGGAGAAGTACGGTGAACGTGGCCTGACCATTTTGAATTTCCCCTGCAATCAGTTTAACTCCCAAATGCCCGAGGCTGATGGTGAGGCCATGGTTTGTCACCTGCGTGACTCCAAGGCTGACATTGGAGAACTGTTTGCCAAG GTCAAAGTGAATGGAGATGACGCCGCACCTTTGTACAAGTATCTCAAGTCCAAGCAGACCGGCACTTTGGGCAGCGGCATCAAATGGAACTTTACCAAATTCCTGGTTAACAAGGAAGGCATCCCAATTAACCGCTATGCACCCACCACAGATCCCATGGACATTGCCAAGGATATTGAGAAAGAGCTGTAG
- the LOC117787779 gene encoding uncharacterized protein LOC117787779 has product MPQWLVIGISGVTCGGKTTLAHGLRDYFKGLRNAPLWNTPYTIGDVQLISQDDYFLPVDDRRHKRVEKLNAINFELISSLDMKQMLADIARIINGPTEHIATYANFEHYALQYQQQQQQQQQQQQLYNSSYYQLQSNGKHMPAAAYQSYQPQQRHHSHQQQQQQQHRQHVPQQHLPQQQQQQHADHLMRLNINAQIAAQLRDKKINVLLIEGFMIFNQPELLALCNLKYHFHLPYEKCYERRIKRSYDPPDVTGYFELCVWPYYEKNFAEYRECKDITFLNGEIGKEKIFKFVLQRIVHYFEERCDLPTASPIPVASCPPQQKRFGMLYMANAASNNNHMATACPMEQ; this is encoded by the exons ATGCCTCAGTGGCTTGTCATTGGCATCTCCGGTGTCACCTGTGGCGGCAAGACGACGCTGGCCCATGGACTACGCGATTATTTCAAGGGACTGCGCAATGCCCCACTGTGGAACACACCGTATACGATTGGtg ATGTGCAACTCATCTCGCAGGACGATTACTTTCTGCCAGTCGACGATAGACGTCACAAGCGTGTCGAAAAGCTGAATGCTATCAATTTCGAGCTGATCAGCTCGCTGGACATGAAACAAATGCTCGCTGATATTGCGCGCATTATTAACGGACCCACGGAACATATTGCAACTTATGCTAATTTTGAACATTATGCATtgcaatatcaacaacaacagcagcagcagcaacaacaacaacagctatatAATTCAAGTTATTATCAATTGCAGAGCAATGGCAAGCATATGCCAGCAGCTGCTTATCAATCGTATCAGCCGCAGCAACGACATCATtcacatcagcagcagcagcagcaacaacatagaCAACACGTTCCACAGCAACACcttccacaacaacagcaacaacaacatgcggATCATTTGATGCGTTTAAATATCAATGCACAGATTGCAGCTCAACTGCGAGATAAGAAAATAAACGTGCTGTTAATCGAGGGTTTTATGATCTTCAATCAACCCGAATTGCTGGCATTATGTAATCTCAAATATCACTTTCATTTGCCCTATGAAAAATGCTATGAGCGTCGCATTAAACGCAGCTACGATCCTCCAGATGTTACGGGCTATTTTGAACTGTGTGTTTGGCCGTATTATGAGAAGAACTTTGCCGAGTATCGGGAATGCAAGGATATCACTTTTCTGAATGGTGAAATTGGCAAGGAAAAGATCTTCAAGTTTGTCCTGCAACGAATTGTGCATTATTTCGAGGAGCGTTGTGATCTGCCCACTGCATCCCCAATCCCTGTTGCCTCCTGTCCGCCGCAGCAGAAGAGATTCGGCATGCTCTATATGGCGAATGCCGCCAGCAACAATAATCATATGGCAACAGCTTGTCCCATGGAGCAGTAA